The Harmonia axyridis chromosome 3, icHarAxyr1.1, whole genome shotgun sequence nucleotide sequence ttagctgtcattcggctgggctttatataggttttcaattttttcttgaaatcaagattgccttggatgtcaaaaaattttccaaatatgatgctttcgcaattttctcttttgaggtaagttttccttcttcaatcttgatctagttaatttcttcatttttttttccatcttttggtaccacatatgttgcattcggtcgattcgaagttacaaaattttcaaatattctatatacaatttggaattttttctaatattcactttctttggcctaatattcaaagatttctatctataactcctaaaatctactacatatttttaaattatactataatctaatgaaatatatacatttttgtatgtttgagacattaattactttggaatccctgatttatcattcgatatcctatccctatccattttttacaattttattaggaatttcagctaatattacatttttgagattgcatctagatgtaattcactagatcacaagctatttcatgaaaattaacataggaaatataaaataaatgattatttttatcattttgaatgaaaattgaatattcagtcttttgactattttaacattatttacatgatctataaatggttcctgatacttgagttgaatatcttttgttgattttatcaaattgaacttgaattttattagaaatattggatttatgctacttttataatgtgcaagtgaatggaataaatgaataaagttactctatttttctttaaaattattggatcatatcaagttaaaatttattatctatttgatgaatttgctgtagtttccgaaggatagagtctggtaatgtattctcattgattttataagttgataataccattccataacaatatatatatatatatataggaaaagtaatatttctTGTGCTATATTTGATGTATTGAAAGTGTAACTTTCATATGTCGAtgatttcactgaataaaatataaatatttaaattttaatgtgCTCTAGACCCAAGAAAGTTAcactttcaatatatatatatatatatatatatatatatatatatatatatatatatatatatatatatctatatatatatatatatatatatatactcgctctgctcgccgaaaaGGCTCCGCCctttggaccccgtcactataccggtagatccttcactgggtatctctctagaaaataaaagatatttttcggaaaccttgtatcgttagctgattttgaacgattcactcggtatactatgctgattctagggtggaattctatatggttttttcctagaacataccgtttcgcccttgctcacatgaaaatatttgatgcaaataactttccatgtcgacaaatcaagggcggtcccagcctcaaattttgagggggttcgccgttatgggcttcgagtttttctatgggaccaaataccagattacaccgatatcaagcctaaccttccgccgttttgcaatagatggctgtaacggtaagtggtagtagaaataaatataatatcgtagatgtcatacaataagtttaggtatttgtgaacataacgccatcgacatgttagtcgatttgtgtctgcatcatgaagttattcacgattaaccatgttagcttacgagccaaattctcgtcatttgcgggaggttttaattttccactaaaatatggagaaatctgcggatgaggttcatcgaatgctttcaaatacctatagtgagaccgattttggtggaagaacgtaccaagaGTGGTttaaacgcttcaagaatggtgattttgatgtcgaagaccagcatcgcggtgaaagaaagaaggtttttgaagatgcagaattggaggcaataattgatcaagactcatgtcaaacgcaacaataattggcaggttCAATAGGAGTGACGCtgaaagccatttcaaaacgcctgaaagtcataggaatgattcagaaacaaggaaattgggtgcggtacgagttgaagccgcgaggtgtttgaacggcgtttatttgcttgtgaacagctgcttgcaaggcgaagacggaaggggtttctgcatcggattgggactggagacggaaaatgggttcattacgataattccaagcgcataaaatcatgaggatacactgaccatgcttccacatcgacggccaaaccgaatatttacggttctaaggtcatgctcagtatttggtgggaccagctcggcgtagtgtattatgactgaaagaatcacaggcgatcgttatcgaacgcaattaatgcgtttgtgccgatcattgaaagacaaaccgccacaatacaacgagagggaagatgaattgattttacagcatgacaatgctcgaccccatgttacggaagtagtcaagatatacttggaaacgttgaaatgagaattcgtatcccacccgacgtattctccagacgttgctctctcagactatcacttgtttcgataaatagcacacggcttggctgaccaacacttccgatcttatgaagaaatatgaaaatcgatttgtggatcgcttcaaaagatgaccagttttttcaattcgttcgctgtccgaaagatgggagaaagtagtgaccagcgatgggcaatactttgaattataaatgcatAACCagatttttacaataaagcctcgaatttcgcaaaaaaagttgtacccttatgtatttgttgtattataatatcattctttacttatcagggttttaaccattcaggtagaaattaacaaaaaaaattagattgtttaatatgaaaaaaaagagaCACTTAGAAACttcaacacaaaatctaatttggtctttaaaaatttgaaccctttgaaaaccttgtaatcacagcgtcctcgtcaacatcaatgtccctatgaatgttcaggaggacaaaatactccataaaaatggaagcaaacgattaaatatgtcgttttccactgaatcttgtcatctgaatcttattattctcctctatgatagaaaaactttattcaaattaacagaattttctcaaacCAAAATAccacagcgatatatatcgatattttacccttacatatttcgatagtgccagaaaatatcgatgcaatatatatcgataattttctgacctttgcccatccctagggtagatttgccgaacgcagtcagtAACCGTAACGATTTCATCATAACCATAGaaaaagatttctctatgatcataacTGTCAGTCAGACGCATGTCAtgctttttgaaattttgttacaatataaatcgtatattgtattctttaataatgaataaaaaataaccgatatcaaccaaattctcagatctcatttccccagaaatggcaatttctttctttgaagaatttggaagaaatgaataatcagaaTGTGAGCGTTATTATCAGTCTTTCAAGAAGGTTTCTCATGCTTATTGGTTCGTAGTAAAATTTCAGAGAATATTGAAtgataatataatcccaacattcaGATTTCAAagtagcacatttcttctttatagagacatttatgattcataagtccaaatttaattaatgattggatgggaaaaattgacaaaaagaGTTTctgtttgttagttaagttgtaatcctttttatggtccttttttgtttatttaatagttgaaatatacaattatcagcacatttttctctgaatttcaactttgaaaaaaattttgtcaattcatgtcttgccgatgaaaatattgatattcttgtaagtcaattcaaaatgaataatatatatatttcgagggctatcattccattggatatttacttatTTGCCCTGAAATGAAGTtacaattgaatcaataattggAATAGAGGAACtgcattcaatatttattttcatttttgaaaaatattgaatttacattatcattcgataagatctatgagaAGACCCacagtgaaatttttgttttgggaATATtaagtatagctataataaactgaaaagaggcagaatgaatagatctacctttcaaaaactcatggcttatgttgcctcacaagcaatcgtaatatcatatctaggtgtaacatctttaaaattaaattaggttataagaagtccctcattttcaaggttcatcaatacttttttcagttgagtaaataattattcttctattccattaTATATtgagaaatacaatatatgatcaacaataatatagggtgtatatatttagaatacaaagAAGGACACCttctgaaatctaaaaatttggttaatagtaggttatttttcataatttataaaataatacaatatttaATTTGCAATTATATAGGTTGCATAGATTTAGAATACCAAATAGTGATTTCTAGAGAGAGACCCCAATTGAATAGAACGTATTCTTCATATTCATAAAGGAATATATTATACAAttaataattgcaacaattcgaAAGACCACTTGgacatttctgaagaaataaggcgtttttagaatctgaaaattgtatcaatgtattttgcatactcttctgttgcatatttcttgaaggaatatggacaaaaatgatttttgtgggttctggtgaacgatcaaagggatacagaatATAGGTAACAATGTCATTagtaccagtcgagatgtagttatcatagaaaagggatgatatagaaatatcACCAGATAATCCTAATTCAGTGGTGGGCTAGTGATGAAATGAATCATGATAATGACTATATATCAGATGTCGAAATACCAGCCACCAGTACTAATCAGGATTTGAGAAGATGAAATGAGAATCAAAGACTGTTCAAGATCACATAACGTACATGTATGTTTCAGAAAATTGAGAAGATAGGAGATACATAGAAGATCTAGTTACTGTTGACGAAAACTTATCTAGATGGGACGGAGAGCAATGGAAGGCAGCGATGAAGGAAGAATATGATTCGTTCATCAGGAATAATGCCTGAGAAATTGTAGAACTGAACCTGAAGGTCCAGTGTAATGGACTATTACTGGGTGTTTAAGAAAAAGCTTAATAGTGATGGTTCGCTTTGTTATAGAACAAgacttgtagctctgggtttactcagaagtaaaatcaaacagggcaatttatgtcctatatagtaaataaaattttgatagatataagttccaaaaaatcaacaattgagcatagTATTTACATGAATCAATAAATAACTTGCtcactattgttgcattgtacgtggatgacttttttgttttaaataatgttaattctgaatgaattttctgatagaaaatttaagtgaaaattttatgataaagaaattaggagAAGCTGGAAGctgaaaaatgtttagggatgaatattactagaaattatgggaaaggtagtaaagctatcgattatattcttcaaatatgtattgcaataattcaacatgtctgattgtaaacatgtgaaaactcctttgaaaattaaattgaattttgattcaacaaaagaaagttgtaatgatgaaccatataaaaaattaataggttCATTAACATCTTTAGTAGTATTAACTAGACCTGATATAGCAtattctgttaatttcttgagtcaattttgttgaagtaagaactgctggccaaatatatatttggcgccagtccacttctataaaacaacctgCTGACAACTAATATGATCCGTCTAGTGCGCATGCGCAGCTAGAAAAGTAATATGGCCGCTAAGGTGGAGATGTCAGTTCTGTCAGACACGAATAGATAACGACGTCACACCTTAAGCAGCAAACCTAACCTccatttttgtttatatttgtgtttccaagtttgttaaATCCACGATTAAATTGTACAAAATACCTGTATCTGTTAATCCACCCTTACATGGTAGCAGAGCTTGTGACGTTAAAAGCAATCCACAATTAAGAAGAAGTTAAGTGTTAAGTAATAAAATGAGTTATCAAGaagaaatgattcaaatggatCAATCCCACGTGCCAGCCATGGAAGTTCCAGAAAACATTTTCGAGATGCTGACCAACCAAAGTTTTGTGCGACTACTTGCAGAAAAGCTTGGAAATCTAAACAATCCGAACACGTCCACGTGTAGCGGATCCGAAATAACAGAGAAGGTGACCATGCCGGCGTTTGTGATACCGCATTACGAAAACAGTGACAAGTTAAAGGGCCACTCCAACTATAGGTCATGGAAACAAAGAGTCGAGCGTGACATGCTTGCTCTAGGACGCTCCCAATTCCTGAAATACGACATGGGTGGACCAGACTGCACAATGACTAAAGAAGAAAAGCACATGTACAATGCTCAAGTGCTACAATATTTGGAAGCATCGTTGCAGCATGCTCCCAAAACTGTGATAGAAAATGAGCAGTCAGCAGCCGAAGCTTTCCAAAAGCTGACACAAATGTTTGGAAAAAATGACGTCCAGAAGATGGTTGAACTACTGGACAACTTCGGCAAGACGGTGTTCTACCCAAGGATGAATCCGGTCAATTTCGTCTCCCAGTTCGAGAAGGGTATACAAGAATTCAAGGAACTAGGTGTTCCATTGGACCCAAAAATAGTGGTGGCGTATTTCCTTCACAAGGTTAAGAATGCTAATGGATTCCTGGCATTCTTTACAACGATGACCACTTTACCCGAGGCAACCAGAACCTATGAGTTTGTGAAAAATGCATTTCTAGAGGTAGCAAACTGCCAGTATTTCAGAGAGGTTGACAACAGTATATATACAAGTAGTAGTTTGAATGATATTTGTTCTGAATGTTTTAATGACACAGATAGGAATCTCGAGACCGAGATCAATGAAGTTTATACTGCATGTTCCTTATGTTTTGATTATCCCATTGGAGAATCTAATATGTTCACGAATAATCTCAATTCTGTTTCAGTTTTCTGCATTAAATGTGGAAAGagtgataataatatatgtgatTTCTGTTTAGAGAGTCGACATGATAGGTCATATAGGGAGCCCCATACGAAGAAAGAAACAAATTCTTTCAAAAGTCCTTCGTATTTTAAACAGGAGAAAGGAGACAGTAGTCCCTATTCTATCGagcaactgaaaaaaattaggaatatgACGCCAGCTGAAAAACGAGAAGCCAGCTGTAAAAAGTGTGGTTTATTATTCCATCGGTCAGCTGCATGTACCAACACGGAGAGATTCTGTTATTACTGCCATAAAAAAGGTCACGAAAAGAAGGACTGTAGGAAACTCAAGGAATACAAACCGAGTAAGTCACTGTTTGATCTAAACAAGTTCTGTACGTTTGCAACATTTCTAGTTGATTCTGGTGCATCCCACCATGTGGTGAATgtacaaaatattctgttggatTATGAGGCTTATGATAAGCCTATACCTGTTGTTTTGGCATCGGAAACTGGGAACATAGTGTCAATGGGTCAGGGAACTCTTCCATTACTTGTACAGTTTGGAAAAAGTTCGCACATTGTACATCTAGCTAATGTTCAGTATGTCCCGGTAATAAGGGATAATGTTCTCAGTGTCCGTGCATTTAACGTTCAGTTTGGGACAAGTCTTGTACTAAATGCTAATAATGGTTTTATTTTGTCTAGAAaattaagaagaaaaatatcactAGTTTTCGTTTCGGAAGGCGTGTATAGAGTATCAGCAAGGATAAATTCAAGTGGAACGAATAATGTTAATGTTAATAATGTCaattataaagaaaataaaagtaCAAATAAAATGTTTAATCTGAAAGAAAATTCCTGTAGTAAAATGAAACTCTCAGTTATCAAAACCAATACCGTTAATAATACAAAAAGAGAAACGCGTAAGCTACGTAAAAGATTCACTCGTGATCAGTTAAAAAGGTTGGCTCAAGAAGGTAGTATGTGGCACCGTAGAATGGGTCATATATCTTCATCTTATTTAGGAAAACTACCTAAAGTTGTTCAAGGAGTTAAAGAACTCACATATAATTTAAGTACAGGTAGTTGTTCAGTTTGTTCAAAAGCGAAAATGACCAGAAAAACATGCGCGAAAGAAAGAGATAGAGCTACTAGAGCTTGTCAAATTCTTCATGCTGATCTGTTAGTTATTAATCCGCCAACACAATACACTAAGAAAAAGTATGTTTTAATCGTTCTTGATGATTATTCTAGATATGCACAAATTTTCCTGTTGAAACAAAAGTCTGAAACTTCTAAGTTTTTGAAATCTGCTCTTAATAGTCTTCAGTCATTATTTCCTGGTCCTGGTCAATTCAGTAAGTTACGGTGTGATAATGGAACAGAGTTTATCAGTGAAACAAGTCAACAAGTTCTCGATCAGTTTGGTATACAAATTCAGTTAGCAGAACCTTATCAGCATGAACATAATGGAACAGCTGAAAGGTTTAACAGAACACTCCAAGAAAGAGCTAGAAGCCTTGTTATTTGAATCAGGCTTCCCAGTTACTTTTTGGGGTTTTGCTTTTTTGACCGCTTGCTATCTATACAACCGTACGCCTCATTCATCTGTAGATTTTCTCACTCCATATGAAAAACTTTATGAGAAACAAGCCGatctgcaaaatataagaatttttgGTTCACAAGCAGaagttaaaaatgaaaatgttccaAAAGGTAGAAAGTTGAACACAAGATCTAGTACAATGTATTTAGTAGGGTATACCGATACTGGTTATCTGTTGTATGACCCTAAAACACATAAGACAATTACATCTTGTAATGttttaattaatgaaaatcTTACCTACAAGTCATGTGAATCAAAGTTATCAGTCCCTAGTGATGAACTTATAATTTCATCTGAACCACCTGAGTCCAGTAAGGACATACCTGTTATGCCTATTGATGGCAAATCTGTTGTTTCTAATGCAAACGAACCTGTTACAAACATACAAGTTGAACAAGAATCTGGTTCTGGAAGTCTAGTACAAAGGAACTCAGATAATTCAGTTGATCAAACAAGTGTAATGAATAtgttagaaaatttttcagttaattCTCAGATAAATAATGAGatagaatatgaagaaattcCTGAGTTACAAGATTTTGATAATGAAGAGACCAGTGGACATGACATAAAAGTTTCAGTTAATGCCACAATTTTGAATCCATTTGGTTTTGTATATGATTCAAAGATATATCAGACAAGTAAAACACCTCAAACGTATCTAGAAGCAATCACCAGTTCAGAAAGTGGTAAGTGGATGACTGCCATTCAGTCAGAACTTGAAGCAATTAACCAACACAATGTTTGGGAAATTGTTGAAAGAAAACAAGGTATGAAAAGTATTCCGTTAAAATGGGTATTTACAGTTAAAGACAATGGTGTATATAAGGCTCGTTTAGTTGTTGTAGGATGCAAAGATACTGAAAAGTATACTTCTGAGGAAACTGCATCTCCTACACCAACTCTATCAGtagttaaattattatttgcattatcAGTTTCTAGAAAATGGCATATTGAACAGTTGGACATCAAAACAGCATTCCTTTATGGTGAAATTGATAGACCTAAATATGTAAGTGTACCTGAAGGAATCAACCTGGATAAAACTAAGGTAATTCTTAAGTTACGAAAAGCTCTTTATGGAATATCGATAGCACCAAAATGTTGGTTTATGACACTCGATAATTTTCTAAAGAATTCAGGTTTTGAACCAAATTTACGTGAACCATGTTTGTATAAGAAAGAGGAAGATAGTGAGATTATTTTGATTCTagtatatgttgatgatctattaaTTACAGGTACAAGTGAAAAGCTTATTCAAGAAAATGTCAATATGTTCAAATCACGTTTTAATATCAAACAATTTGGCTATCCTACTAAGTTTCTTGGTTTGGAAATCAGTAGATCAGAAAATCAGTTGTTCCTTCATCAAACTCAATTTGTGAAGGAAATGCTTAAAGAATTTCGAATGGAAAACTCAAATTCTGTTGATACTCCATTGGTTCCTCAAGGAGATCATAAAGTTCCCGAAGTTACTAATGAAGCAGATTTTCCGTACAAGAAAGCCATAGGCTCTCTGTTGTATTTGAGTTTATTTACAAGACCCGATATATCTTTTGCTGTAGGTTATTTATCTCGattccaagccaatccacaacaGTATCATTGGACATTAGTAAAAAGGGTTTTCAGATATTTGAA carries:
- the LOC123676380 gene encoding uncharacterized protein LOC123676380 gives rise to the protein MSYQEEMIQMDQSHVPAMEVPENIFEMLTNQSFVRLLAEKLGNLNNPNTSTCSGSEITEKVTMPAFVIPHYENSDKLKGHSNYRSWKQRVERDMLALGRSQFLKYDMGGPDCTMTKEEKHMYNAQVLQYLEASLQHAPKTVIENEQSAAEAFQKLTQMFGKNDVQKMVELLDNFGKTVFYPRMNPVNFVSQFEKGIQEFKELGVPLDPKIVVAYFLHKVKNANGFLAFFTTMTTLPEATRTYEFVKNAFLEVANCQYFREVDNKSRHDRSYREPHTKKETNSFKSPSYFKQEKGDSSPYSIEQLKKIRNMTPAEKREASCKKCGLLFHRSAACTNTERFCYYCHKKGHEKKDCRKLKEYKPKN